A stretch of the Thiomicrorhabdus indica genome encodes the following:
- a CDS encoding diguanylate cyclase gives MTQSVFLIVDDQKSIAQLLKQNLEKISPIPVLTCHSLSEVEQTIADTTIKIEVCLCDLNLPDAPKGETIDVLNQHQITAVVLSGTFNENIRKEMLKKQVADFVLKDSPASIDYAIKVLLNIYRNAQREILLLGKQDSNYRNFLETLLKRHRYQVTATEQLPNLDDMDSKNLPSMILIENSTKLGSSDVMNFLSKVRQKFDSHQLPLMACEPEQNIANAIKMMKYGVNDFFNTQSSPEEIHVRIRQNIELCESYKEVEFFSQIDPLTELYNRRHFYKIGEECFQKCQYNQQQYFTIMLDIDHFKAVNDSYGHTKGDEVIRYTAQMIQTIFHNEIVGRFGGEEFCVFGCANDSKSMTEQITQKTKLLLKTIETQSDIDTGIAYTLSAGMSFHGDDIFQTINLADKALYYSKENGRNQVNLCK, from the coding sequence ATGACACAATCCGTTTTTCTCATCGTTGATGATCAAAAATCCATCGCTCAATTACTGAAACAGAATTTAGAAAAAATCTCCCCTATCCCTGTTCTCACTTGTCATAGCTTATCTGAAGTTGAACAAACCATCGCAGACACAACAATTAAAATAGAAGTCTGCCTGTGTGACCTGAACTTGCCAGACGCTCCAAAAGGCGAAACCATTGATGTACTCAATCAACATCAAATCACTGCAGTCGTTTTGAGTGGCACTTTCAATGAAAACATCCGCAAAGAGATGCTTAAAAAACAAGTCGCTGACTTTGTACTGAAAGACAGTCCAGCATCAATCGACTATGCAATAAAGGTCTTACTGAACATTTATCGCAACGCGCAAAGAGAAATTCTACTGCTTGGAAAGCAAGACTCCAATTATCGAAACTTTCTCGAAACGCTTCTTAAACGCCATCGCTACCAAGTGACAGCCACCGAACAATTGCCCAACCTTGATGACATGGATAGTAAAAACCTTCCATCCATGATTCTCATCGAAAACTCGACCAAACTTGGTAGCTCAGACGTCATGAATTTCCTCTCAAAAGTCCGACAGAAGTTTGACTCGCATCAACTGCCATTGATGGCGTGTGAGCCTGAACAAAACATCGCCAATGCAATTAAAATGATGAAATATGGCGTCAATGACTTTTTCAATACACAGTCCAGTCCAGAAGAAATTCATGTGCGAATTCGCCAGAATATTGAACTGTGCGAATCTTACAAAGAAGTCGAATTTTTTTCACAGATTGACCCCTTAACTGAACTCTATAACCGTCGCCATTTTTACAAAATTGGTGAAGAGTGCTTCCAAAAATGTCAATACAATCAACAGCAATACTTTACGATTATGCTTGATATAGACCATTTCAAAGCGGTCAATGATAGCTACGGTCATACAAAAGGCGATGAAGTGATTCGCTACACAGCGCAAATGATTCAAACCATTTTCCATAATGAAATTGTTGGACGTTTTGGTGGAGAAGAGTTTTGCGTATTTGGTTGCGCGAATGATTCGAAATCCATGACTGAGCAAATCACTCAAAAAACCAAACTTCTTCTAAAAACGATAGAAACCCAATCCGATATTGATACAGGAATTGCATACACCTTGAGTGCAGGCATGAGTTTTCATGGGGACGACATCTTTCAGACCATAAATCTGGCTGACAAAGCGTTGTACTACTCTAAAGAGAATGGTCGTAATCAAGTGAATTTATGCAAATAA
- the trmA gene encoding tRNA (uridine(54)-C5)-methyltransferase TrmA, with translation MLCQVFPENYAQQLQEKTTRLTELLPSVPNFEAFESPKSHFRARAEFRIWHEEDDSFYIMFDQETKQKVKIDACPMAIQPIADLMQPLMAEIKSTPVLRSKLFQIDFLATLSGEMLVTLIYRRPIEGDDAWLSAANALKEKLPITHIIGRARKQKIVLDQDFVTETLNVDGKPFRYQQIENSFTQPNPFMAQSMLHWARKQTQNCGGDLIELYCGNGNFSIALAENFNRVLATEISKTSVASAQVNIADNQIDNLVIVKLAAEEVTEALNGREFFRLKDVDLSSYDFSTIFVDPPRSGLDDLTRQMVTEYDNILYISCNPETLARDLEVICQSHELVSTALFDQFPYSHHIESGVFLKRR, from the coding sequence ATGTTGTGCCAAGTCTTTCCTGAAAATTATGCTCAACAGCTTCAAGAAAAAACAACGAGATTGACTGAGTTATTGCCTTCTGTTCCAAATTTTGAAGCGTTTGAATCACCTAAAAGTCATTTTCGAGCAAGGGCAGAGTTCCGCATTTGGCATGAAGAGGATGATTCCTTTTACATCATGTTTGACCAAGAAACCAAGCAGAAAGTTAAAATTGATGCTTGCCCTATGGCGATTCAACCGATTGCCGATTTAATGCAGCCTTTGATGGCGGAAATCAAATCAACGCCGGTTTTACGAAGCAAACTGTTTCAAATCGACTTTTTAGCGACGCTTTCAGGTGAAATGCTGGTCACTCTGATTTATCGTCGGCCGATAGAAGGCGATGATGCTTGGTTGTCCGCTGCGAATGCTTTAAAAGAGAAGCTTCCTATTACCCATATTATTGGGCGAGCGCGAAAACAAAAGATTGTCCTTGACCAAGACTTTGTCACAGAGACATTAAACGTCGATGGTAAGCCGTTTCGATATCAACAGATTGAAAACAGCTTCACTCAGCCGAATCCTTTCATGGCGCAATCCATGTTGCACTGGGCGAGAAAGCAGACACAAAATTGTGGCGGTGACTTGATTGAGTTGTATTGCGGCAATGGTAATTTTTCAATTGCACTGGCTGAAAACTTCAATCGAGTACTGGCGACCGAGATTTCGAAAACGTCTGTGGCATCTGCTCAAGTTAATATTGCAGATAACCAAATCGATAATTTGGTGATTGTTAAGCTTGCTGCGGAAGAGGTGACGGAAGCTTTGAATGGACGTGAGTTTTTTCGGCTGAAAGATGTGGATTTGTCATCTTATGATTTCAGTACAATTTTTGTTGATCCTCCACGCTCGGGGTTGGATGATTTGACGCGACAAATGGTGACGGAGTACGACAATATTTTGTACATCTCTTGTAATCCAGAAACCTTGGCGAGAGATCTGGAAGTAATTTGTCAGTCTCACGAGTTGGTTTCCACGGCTTTATTCGATCAGTTTCCTTATTCGCATCATATTGAAAGTGGTGTCTTTTTGAAACGCCGTTAG